Proteins encoded together in one Coffea arabica cultivar ET-39 chromosome 2c, Coffea Arabica ET-39 HiFi, whole genome shotgun sequence window:
- the LOC113724195 gene encoding uncharacterized protein — protein sequence MLDEYNPLAKAFRMARDKFQESNYMSVRLRLIGTRSRDGRQYNLPISSEVAALIVSDGEQARGNRDIIVEEKTMGLKRITELHPSFMAMQYPIIFPYGEDGFRVNIPRNVSPNPRKSNGKRKFISMREFYAFRIQNRLNEAKTLVSAGNLFQQYIVDAFAAIEENNLNWIRANQQKIRAELYKGLQDNVVRGDTTPASAGKLLVLPSTFTSGPRYMVQNYQDAMAICRFMGPPDLFITFTCNSNWPEISKGISLIPDQKVVDRPDIVARVFHIKLDQLMNDLTHGQHFGKVMAALYTIEFQKRGLPHTHILLFLHPDDKCTTPRDVDRIISAELPDKNTDPIAYETVLQFMTHGPCGPANTRSPLYRRRDNGREGIKAGVKIDNRWIVPHNVDLVVKYWGHVCVELCNQGRSIKYLFKYVNKGYDRATFVIKENDATDGQSGTRVVREVDEIKRYLDCRYISASEACWRIFDFDIQYRSIAVQRLNFHLPNEQPVLFGDNDPLDEVLNRAEEHSTMFIEWMKTNSTDTSAQQLTYADFPTQWTWKKKLRKWVKSITFSQFYC from the exons ATGTTGGACGAGTATAATCCACTTGCAAAGGCATTTCGAATGGCAAGGGACAAGTTTCAGGAATCCAATTACATGTCAGTTCGTTTGAGATTGATTGGTACTCGATCTCGAGATGGAAGACAATACAACTTACCAATATCATCAGAAGTAGCTGCACTTATAGTCAGTGATGGAGAGCAGGCAAGGGGAAATAGAGATATTATTGTTGAGGAAAAAACTATGGGGTTAAAAAGAATCACCGAATTGCATCCAAGTTTTATGGCGATGCAATATCCAATCATATTTCCTTATGGTGAAGATGGTTTTAGGGTGAACATACCAAGAAATGTGTCTCCAAATCCAAGAAAGAGTAACGGTAAAAGAAAGTTTATCAGCATGCGGGAATTCTATGCTTTCAGAATACAAAATAGACTCAATGAAGCGAAAACATTGGTCAGTGCAGGTAATTTATTTCAGCAGTATATTGTTGATGCTTTTGCTgcaattgaggaaaataatttgAATTGGATTCGTGCCAATCAGCAAAAGATTAGAGCAGAATTATACAAAGGTTTGCAAGATAATGTGGTACGAGGTGATACGACACCTGCATCAGCAGGAAAACTGTTGGTTTTGCCTTCAACTTTTACCAGTGGACCAAGATATATGGTTCAAAATTATCAAGATGCAATGGCAATATGCAGATTCATGGGTCCTCCTGATCTTTTCATTACTTTCACATGCAATTCTAATTGGCCAGAAATCAGCAAGGGTATAAGTTTGATCCCTGATCAGAAAGTTGTGGATCGACCTGATATCGTTGCACGTGTTTTTCACATAAAATTAGATCAATTGATGAATGATTTAACACATGGACAGCATTTTGGCAAGGTGATGGCAG CATTATATACAATTGAGTTTCAAAAGAGAGGGTTGCCCCATACGCATATTCTGTTATTCTTACATCCAGATGATAAGTGCACTACACCAAGAGATGTTGATCGAATCATTTCAGCCGAATTGCCAGATAAGAATACTGATCCAATAGCTTATGAAACAGTTTTACAATTTATGACACACGGACCATGTGGACCAGCTAATACAAGGTCACCGT TATACAGGAGAAGGGACAATGGACGAGAAGGTATTAAAGCTGGTGTGAAAATTGATAATCGATGGATCGTTCCTCATAATGTTGATTTGGTTGTCAAATATTGGGGACATGTTTGTGTTGAATTGTGCAATCAGGGCAGgtctataaaatatttattcaaatatGTGAATAAAGGATATGATAGAGCCACTTTTGTCATTAAGGAAAATGATGCAACTGATGGACAGAGTGGAACACGAGTTGTTCGTGAAGTggatgagataaaaagatatctAGATTGCCGATATATATCAGCATCAGAGGCTTGCTGGAGAATTTTTGATTTTGACATCCAATATCGGAGTATTGCCGTTCAAAGATTAAATTTTCATCTTCCAAATGAACAGCCAGTGCTATTTGgtgataatgatcctttggatgAAGTATTAAACAGAGCAGAAGAACATAGTACAATGTTCATTGAATGGATGAAAACGAACTCCACAGATACATCTGCTCAACAGTTGACTTATGCAGATTTTCCTACACAATGGACATGGAAAAAGAAGTTGAGAAAATGGGTTAAATCAATTACATTTTCGCAATTTTactgttaa
- the LOC140035286 gene encoding DNA ligase 1-like produces MNEPDSAQIKEAQLEKDMKNDYSSKIKDAQLGKSEEAVVKKPKVLITPDESLLELKDKPTSFDPKKAAFWGKEQRVPFMFVVKTLDAISKESGRIAITAIVCNMLRTVMETMPEDLVAVVYLLANQIAPAHEGLELGIGDASIIKALSEACGTKEAQIKKQYKGSVDYIPAVMVQVVIFSCNMIWNSACVYFNWEFYNCKIY; encoded by the exons ATGAATGAACCTGATTCAGCTCAAATTAAAGAAGCCCAGTTGGAAAAAGATATGAAAAATGACTATTCGAGCAAGATTAAGGATGCCCAGTTGGGGAAAAGTGAGGAAGCGGTGGTTAAGAAACCTAAGGTGTTAATTACTCCTGATGAGAGCCTTCTTGAGTTGAAGGATAAGCCGACAAGTTTTGATCCCAAGAAAGCGGCATTTTGGGGAAAGGAACAAAGGGTGCCGTTTATGTTTGTAGTGAAGACGTTGGATGCTATTTCTAAAGAATCAGGGCGGATTGCGATAACTGCAATCGTTTGTAACATGTTGAGGACTGTGATGGAAACGATGCCAGAGGATTTGGTGGCTGTTGTTTACCTTTTGGCGAACCAGATTGCTCCAGCTCATGAAGGATTGGAGCTTGGGATTGGGGATGCTTCGATTATTAAGGCTCTGTCCGAGGCGTGCGGAACAAAAGAAGCACAAATTAAGAAGCAGTACAAG GGATCTGTTGACTACATTCCAGCAGTTATGGTTCAAGTAGTTATTTTTTCATGTAATATGATTTGGAATTCAGCTTgtgtttattttaattgggaattttataattgtaaaatttattaa
- the LOC140004426 gene encoding SCY1-like protein 2 A: MAGWWFCVSWEMREVSLTQAFAKDSAAIEKTVQTTVQEVTGLPKPLQDYDLLDQIGSAGPGLSRKLYSAKSRDGHAVYLNVCVWLLDKKPLSEARQRAGLSNAAEDAFLDVLRADASRLVRLRHPGVVHVVHALDESKNAIAMVTKPLFASAANALGNLENVEKVPKELKGMEMRLLEVKHGLLQIAETLDFLHNNAHLIHRSVAPESK; the protein is encoded by the exons ATGGCGGGGTGGTGGTTTTGCGTTTCTTGGGAGAtg CGGGAAGTCTCCCTCACTCAGGCCTTCGCCAAGGACTCAGCAGCGATCGAGAAAACGGTCCAAACGACGGTCCAGGAAGTCACTGGCCTGCCCAAGCCCTTACAGGACTACGACCTGCTCGACCAGATCGGTTCCGCCGGCCCCGGACTCTCCCGGAAGCTGTATTCTGCTAAGTCCCGTGACGGCCACGCGGTGTATCTCAACGTTTGTGTTTGGCTGCTTGACAAGAAGCCACTGTCGGAGGCGAGGCAGCGGGCCGGGCTTTCCAATGCTGCAGAGGATGCGTTTTTGGATGTTCTCAGGGCTGATGCTTCCCGGTTGGTCAGGCTGAGGCATCCTGGGGTTGTGCATGTGGTCCACGCGCTTGATGAGAGTAAGAACGCAATTGCTATGGTTACTAAGCCTTTGTTTGCATCGGCCGCAAATGCTTTGGGGAATTTGGAGAATGTTGAGAAAGTGCCCAAGGAGCTCAAAGGAATG GAAATGAGATTATTGGAGGTGAAGCATGGTCTCCTACAAATTGCAGAAACTTTGGATTTTCTCCACAACAATGCTCATCTTATACATCGGTCTGTAGCACCTGAg agcaagtGA